The Daucus carota subsp. sativus chromosome 2, DH1 v3.0, whole genome shotgun sequence genome includes a window with the following:
- the LOC108206834 gene encoding cytochrome P450 716A67, which produces MGGAMASIVISVIVLVILRYTVKLANTYWFRPKKMEKRLRNLGFRGNQYRIIFGDAKDVGKTRAAATSRPMEPSDKIASRILPYYHNMVQKYGKTFFLWFGTKARLTISDPVLVKDILSRTEEFRKPNNDQMARVLVGGLFSSEGKTWAQHKKILNPAFHIDKTKNMVPSIVESCSQMMNKWNISVASNKSVEVEMRPQIDVLIYDIMCRALVAGPISEEAKEIYQQRMILNQQAAKLARLMFYPGWWNLSTQEVKTMRAGHKETERLVKKVVTRRLEEMKQGASDHGDILSLLLEAFQDPASGFSLDDVIEECRTFHFLGVESTARSLIWVLYVLANYPEWQERARAEVLQVFGDQKPNAEGMNQLKIVTMIIYETLRFYPPNGVIHRSISKDTKLGDMVLPAWIQVTIPIALMNHDPDIWGEDVNEFKPERFAQGIFNSKMQSIFLAFFSGPRRCTGQTMGTVLITFVVATLLQGFSLELAPSYSHAPRYSFFLVPEHGLQLVLRQHI; this is translated from the exons ATGGGCGGAGCAATGGCTTCCATTGTAATATCTGTGATTGTGCTTGTCATTTTAAGGTACACAGTCAAACTAGCAAACACATATTGGTTTAGGCCAAAGAAAATGGAGAAACGGCTGAGGAATCTGGGATTTAGGGGGAATCAGTATAGGATCATCTTCGGAGACGCAAAAGATGTTGGGAAGACGAGAGCAGCAGCCACATCCAGGCCTATGGAACCCTCGGACAAGATCGCGTCCCGTATTTTACCATATTACCACAATATGGTCCAGAAGTATG GTAAGACGTTTTTCCTCTGGTTTGGCACTAAAGCAAGATTGACCATATCCGATCCGGTGCTAGTGAAGGATATTCTGTCTAGAACAGAGGAGTTTCGAAAGCCAAACAATGATCAAATGGCAAGGGTGCTTGTAGGTGGACTGTTCAGTAGTGAGGGTAAAACATGGGCTCAACATAAGAAGATTCTCAACCCTGCTTTTCACATCGACAAGACAAAG AACATGGTACCATCAATCGTGGAGAGCTGTTCGCAAATGATGAACAAGTGGAACATATCGGTAGCTTCAAATAAATCAGTGGAGGTTGAGATGCGGCCACAAATAGATGTGTTAATATATGACATAATGTGCAGAGCACTAGTGGCTGGCCCGATTAGTGAAGAAGCAAAAGAGATTTACCAACAGAGGATGATATTGAACCAACAAGCAGCCAAACTAGCAAGGCTAATGTTCTATCCCGGATGGTG GAATCTATCGACTCAAGAGGTGAAGACAATGAGAGCAGGTCATAAAGAAACTGAGCGTTTGGTGAAGAAAGTGGTGACCAGGAGATTGGAAGAAATGAAACAAGGAGCAAGTGATCACGGTGATATATTGAGTTTATTGCTGGAAGCTTTTCAAGATCCAGCAAGCGGATTTAGTCTTGATGATGTGATTGAGGAGTGCAGAACTTTTCACTTCCTCGGGGTGGAATCTACAGCACGGTCATTAATATGGGTGCTCTATGTTTTGGCTAATTATCCCGAATGGCAAGAGAGAGCAAGAGCAGAGGTTTTGCAGGTTTTCGGAGATCAAAAGCCAAATGCCGAGGGAATGAACCAACTCAAAATT GTAACAATGATTATTTACGAAACTCTGAGATTTTATCCACCGAATGGTGTAATCCACCGATCTATTTCCAAGGATACGAAGTTAGGAGATATGGTTCTGCCCGCCTGGATCCAAGTCACCATACCAATAGCTCTAATGAATCACGACCCTGATATTTGGGGAGAAGATGTGAATGAGTTCAAACCAGAAAGATTTGCTCAAGGCATTTTCAACTCAAAGATGCAGTCAATATTCTTAGCTTTCTTTTCGGGTCCTCGAAGATGTACCGGACAAACTATGGGAACGGTTCTGATTACATTTGTGGTAGCGACCCTTCTGCAAGGCTTCAGCTTAGAGCTTGCTCCCTCGTACTCGCATGCTCCCAGATATTCCTTCTTTCTGGTACCTGAGCATGGACTGCAACTTGTTCTACGTCAACATATCTAG